The proteins below are encoded in one region of Lepisosteus oculatus isolate fLepOcu1 chromosome 10, fLepOcu1.hap2, whole genome shotgun sequence:
- the pdp1 gene encoding pyruvate dehydrogenase phosphatase catalytic subunit 1 encodes MLVISQLLTAARAGQIRRICSSALQCRARHRCLRPPQRPPHAVKPAPQKNSSADGSPAGRCQWRIQSRPYRTSSELRYNLTPPQVNSILKANEYSFKVPEFDGKNVSPVLGFDSNQLPANAPIEDRRSAATCLQTRGMLLGVFDGHAGCACAQALSERLFYYIAVSLLPQETLLEIENAVESGRAVLPILQWHKHPNDYFSKEASRLYFNSLRTYWQELIDLNSGETPDIKEALINAFKRLDNDLSLEAQVGDPNSFLNYWVLRVAFSGATACVAHIDGVDLHVANTGDGRAVLGVQEEDGSWSALTLSNDHNAQNEEEIRRVQSEHPKNEEKTVVKQDRLLGLLMPFRAFGDVKFKWSIELQKRVLESGPDQLNENEHTKFIPPNYHTPPYLTAEPEVIHHRLRPQDRFLVLGTDGLWETMHRQEVVRIVGEYLTGVHLQQPITVGGYKVTLGQMQGLLMERRALVSSVFEDQNAATHLIRHAVGNNEFGTVDHERLSKMLSLPEELARMYRDDITIIVVQFNSHVISAHNKPGGGDSP; translated from the coding sequence ATGCTTGTGATCTCCCAGCTGCTCACAGCCGCCCGCGCTGGACAGATCAGGAGGATATGCAGCTCAGCCCTTCAGTGCCGTGCTCGACACCGATGCCTGCGGCCGCCTCAGCGCCCCCCCCACGCCGTGAAACCCGCACCGCAGAAAAACTCCAGCGCAGATGGATCACCTGCAGGGCGCTGCCAGTGGAGAATCCAGTCGCGCCCCTACAGAACGTCTTCTGAGCTGCGCTATAACCTGACCCCGCCTCAGGTCAACAGCATTTTAAAGGCCAACGAGTACAGCTTCAAAGTCCCCGAGTTCGATGGGAAGAACGTGAGCCCCGTCCTCGGCTTTGACAGCAACCAGCTGCCGGCCAATGCCCCCATCGAGGACAGGAGGAGTGCTGCCACCTGCCTGCAGACCAGGGGGATGCTCTTGGGGGTGTTCGATGGCCATGCGGGCTGCGCCTGTGCTCAGGCGCTGAGTGAGAGGCTGTTTTATTACATTGCCGTCTCCTTGCTGCCTCAGGAGACGTTACTTGAAATAGAAAATGCTGTGGAGAGCGGGAGGGCTGTGTTGCCCATTTTGCAGTGGCATAAGCACCCTAATGATTATTTTAGCAAGGAGGCTTCTCGGTTGTATTTCAACAGCCTGAGAACATATTGGCAGGAGCTCATTGACCTCAACAGCGGAGAGACGCCGGACATTAAAGAGGCTCTGATTAACGCGTTTAAGCGGCTGGATAATGATCTGTCCCTAGAAGCTCAAGTTGGCGATCCTAACTCCTTCCTCAACTACTGGGTGCTCCGCGTGGCGTTCTCCGGGGCCACGGCCTGCGTCGCGCACATCGACGGCGTCGATCTGCACGTGGCCAACACCGGCGACGGGCGGGCCGTGCTCGGCGTGCAGGAGGAGGACGGGTCATGGTCCGCGCTGACCTTGTCGAACGACCACAACGCGCAGAACGAGGAAGAGATCAGGCGTGTCCAGTCGGAGCATCCCAAGAACGAGGAAAAGACGGTCGTCAAGCAGGACCGGCTGCTCGGCCTGCTGATGCCCTTCAGGGCCTTCGGAGACGTGAAATTCAAGTGGAGCATTGAGCTGCAGAAGCGGGTCCTGGAGTCTGGGCCTGACCAGCTCAATGAAAACGAGCACACAAAGTTCATCCCACCGAACTATCACACTCCCCCCTACCTCACCGCCGAGCCTGAGGTCATTCACCACAGATTAAGACCCCAGGACCGTTTCCTGGTCCTGGGTACTGACGGCTTATGGGAGACGATGCACAGACAGGAAGTGGTGAGAATTGTGGGCGAATACCTCACGGGGGTTCACCTTCAGCAGCCAATCACAGTGGGAGGCTACAAGGTGACCCTCGGGCAGATGCAGGGGTTGCTGATGGAGCGAAGGGCGCTGGTGTCGTCTGTCTTCGAGGATCAGAACGCAGCCACTCATCTTATAAGGCACGCGGTGGGGAACAATGAGTTTGGAACGGTAGACCACGAGCGTCTTTCAAAAATGTTGAGCCTACCAGAAGAGCTGGCCCGCATGTACAGGGATGACATCACCATTATCGTTGTCCAGTTCAACTCCCATGTCATTAGTGCGCATAATAAGCCCGGTGGAGGAGACTCGCCTTAA